Proteins co-encoded in one Kribbella solani genomic window:
- a CDS encoding TetR/AcrR family transcriptional regulator — protein MTGLRERKKQQTYDALSQAAIELFLEHGFDQVAVADIAAAADVSKPTLFKYFPTKEDLVMHRIADHRQEAARIVAAASGPPVRALREHFLAGLADREPTTGLNDRPQVLAYYRLVFTTPALATRLRQFMDADERALAGVLGDVLGVDLEAELLAAEVLSAQRILAYRNWLTISGGQSATARYAAAVAEAETAFARLG, from the coding sequence GTGACCGGACTTCGCGAGCGCAAGAAGCAGCAGACGTACGACGCGCTGTCCCAGGCGGCGATCGAACTTTTCCTCGAGCACGGCTTTGATCAGGTTGCCGTCGCGGACATCGCGGCGGCGGCCGACGTGTCCAAGCCGACGCTGTTCAAGTACTTCCCGACCAAAGAAGACCTGGTCATGCACCGGATCGCGGATCACCGGCAGGAGGCGGCCCGGATCGTCGCGGCCGCCTCCGGGCCGCCGGTGCGCGCGCTCCGGGAGCACTTCCTCGCCGGACTCGCCGATCGCGAGCCGACGACCGGGCTGAACGACCGACCGCAGGTGCTCGCGTACTACCGCCTCGTCTTCACCACGCCGGCCCTCGCGACCCGGCTGCGTCAGTTCATGGACGCCGACGAGCGCGCGCTGGCCGGCGTACTGGGTGACGTCCTGGGTGTCGATCTGGAAGCGGAGTTGCTGGCCGCGGAGGTGCTGTCGGCGCAACGCATCCTGGCGTACCGGAACTGGCTCACGATCTCCGGTGGACAGTCCGCGACCGCCCGGTACGCCGCGGCTGTGGCGGAAGCCGAGACCGCCTTCGCCCGGCTAGGGTGA
- a CDS encoding Gfo/Idh/MocA family protein has protein sequence MSDRSYRIAIVGTGGIAGSHARAVQSLPERAELVAAVDVDLGRAKEFAARWDIPATYPDLTALLAAEQVDLVHLCTPPSSHVPLAVECLAADVDVYLEKPPTLSLDELDTLLAAEQKSAAQVACVFQHRFGSGAVRLRTLLADGVLGRPLVALCNTVWYRDDEYFAVPWRGTFDVEGGGPTMGHGIHQYDLLLSILGPWQKVTAFAARQARPTQTEDVSMALVTFENGAVASIVNSLVSPRQTSSLRFDCEYATVELEHLYGYQNPDWTITPAPGHDEVATAWSTDLPDVASGHSAQLAAILDAKAAGTPAPVALAEARNTIELAAAIYASAFTDQPIRRGDLAPGTPYAHRMGGPGAPWS, from the coding sequence ATGTCTGACCGCAGCTACCGGATCGCGATCGTCGGCACCGGCGGGATCGCCGGATCGCATGCCCGGGCCGTCCAGTCCCTGCCGGAGCGGGCCGAGCTGGTCGCGGCCGTCGACGTGGACCTCGGCCGCGCGAAGGAGTTCGCCGCCCGCTGGGACATCCCCGCCACGTACCCGGACCTGACTGCTCTGCTCGCCGCGGAGCAGGTGGATCTGGTCCATCTGTGTACGCCGCCGAGCTCGCACGTACCGCTCGCGGTGGAGTGCCTCGCCGCGGACGTCGACGTGTACCTGGAGAAGCCGCCCACGCTCTCACTCGACGAACTCGACACCTTGCTGGCGGCCGAGCAGAAGTCCGCCGCGCAGGTGGCATGCGTCTTCCAGCACCGGTTCGGCTCCGGCGCGGTCCGGCTGCGTACGTTGCTCGCGGACGGCGTACTCGGGCGGCCGTTGGTTGCCTTGTGCAACACGGTTTGGTACCGCGATGACGAGTACTTCGCGGTGCCCTGGCGCGGGACCTTCGATGTGGAGGGCGGTGGTCCGACGATGGGGCACGGGATTCATCAGTACGACCTGCTGCTGTCGATCCTGGGTCCGTGGCAGAAGGTGACCGCGTTCGCGGCGCGGCAGGCGCGGCCGACGCAGACCGAGGACGTGTCGATGGCGCTCGTGACCTTCGAGAACGGCGCGGTCGCGTCGATCGTCAACTCGCTCGTGTCGCCCCGGCAGACCTCGTCGCTGCGCTTCGACTGCGAGTACGCGACGGTCGAGCTGGAGCACCTGTACGGCTACCAGAACCCCGACTGGACGATCACGCCCGCGCCGGGCCACGACGAGGTCGCGACGGCCTGGTCGACCGATCTGCCCGACGTGGCGAGCGGCCACTCGGCACAACTGGCGGCGATCCTGGACGCCAAGGCAGCGGGTACTCCGGCGCCGGTCGCTCTTGCCGAGGCCAGGAATACGATCGAGCTGGCGGCGGCCATCTACGCGTCAGCGTTCACCGACCAGCCGATCCGCCGCGGCGACCTCGCCCCCGGCACCCCGTACGCCCACCGGATGGGCGGTCCGGGAGCTCCCTGGAGCTAG
- the aroC gene encoding chorismate synthase: MLRWLTAGESHGRALVAVLEGLPAGVEVTTDDVADALARRRLGYGRGARMKFERDEVTFVGGFRHGLSLGSPCAIQVGNTEWPKWEQVMSADPVDADTLAGLARNAPLTRPRPGHADLAGMQKYGFDEARPVLERASARETAARVALGEVAARFLRQAYGVTIVSHVVELGTVKAPYGVIPAYADVAKLDADPVRCLDPDASKQMVAEIDVAQKAGDTLGGVVEVVVDGLPPGLGSYVHWDRRLDSKLAGALMGIQAIKGVEVGDGFDLARTPGSQAHDEIVAEGGAVRRTSGRSGGTEGGMSTGETLRVRAAMKPIATVPRALRTIDTATGEAAAAHHQRSDVCAVPAAGIVAEAMVALVLAEVALEKFGGDSVKETARNHQTYLANLPATITPREWE, from the coding sequence ATGCTGCGTTGGCTCACGGCCGGCGAGTCGCACGGACGGGCGCTCGTCGCTGTACTTGAAGGTCTTCCCGCCGGAGTAGAGGTCACGACTGATGACGTGGCCGACGCTCTTGCCCGTCGGCGGCTCGGTTACGGCCGGGGTGCCCGGATGAAGTTCGAGCGGGACGAGGTGACCTTCGTCGGCGGCTTCCGGCACGGACTGTCGCTCGGTAGCCCGTGCGCGATCCAGGTCGGTAACACCGAGTGGCCGAAGTGGGAGCAGGTGATGAGCGCCGACCCGGTCGACGCCGACACCCTCGCCGGCCTGGCCCGGAACGCGCCGCTGACCCGCCCGCGGCCTGGCCACGCCGACCTGGCCGGCATGCAGAAGTACGGGTTCGACGAAGCCCGCCCGGTGCTCGAGCGGGCCAGTGCCCGCGAGACCGCGGCCCGGGTCGCGCTCGGCGAGGTCGCGGCCCGCTTCCTCCGCCAGGCGTACGGCGTGACGATCGTCAGCCATGTGGTCGAGCTCGGCACGGTGAAGGCGCCGTACGGCGTGATCCCGGCGTACGCGGATGTCGCGAAGCTGGACGCCGACCCGGTGCGCTGCCTGGACCCGGACGCGAGCAAGCAGATGGTCGCCGAGATCGACGTCGCGCAGAAGGCCGGCGACACGCTCGGCGGCGTGGTCGAGGTGGTCGTCGACGGCCTCCCGCCGGGCCTCGGCAGCTACGTGCACTGGGACCGCCGGCTGGACTCCAAGCTGGCCGGCGCGCTGATGGGCATCCAGGCGATCAAGGGTGTCGAGGTCGGCGACGGCTTCGACCTGGCCCGGACGCCGGGTTCGCAGGCGCATGACGAGATCGTCGCCGAGGGTGGTGCGGTCCGCCGGACCAGCGGACGCTCCGGTGGCACCGAGGGCGGCATGAGTACCGGCGAGACGCTCCGGGTCCGGGCCGCGATGAAGCCGATCGCGACCGTGCCGCGAGCGCTCCGGACCATCGACACCGCCACCGGCGAGGCCGCCGCCGCGCACCACCAGCGGTCGGACGTCTGCGCCGTGCCGGCCGCCGGGATCGTCGCCGAGGCGATGGTCGCGCTGGTGCTGGCCGAGGTCGCGCTGGAGAAGTTCGGCGGCGACTCGGTCAAGGAGACTGCGCGGAACCACCAGACGTACCTGGCGAACCTGCCGGCCACGATCACCCCGCGGGAGTGGGAGTGA
- a CDS encoding shikimate kinase, which produces MSPTVVLVGPPGSGKSTIAAVLSARLGAKHRDTDADIEATAGKPISDIFVDEGEPHFRALERAAITAALQADGEVLSLGGGAILNAETRADLAGQHVVFLDVSLGEAVKRVGLGVARPLLLGNVRTQLRTLMEARRPLYDEVARQTVSTDGKTPEQIAGEILEKLG; this is translated from the coding sequence GTGAGCCCGACCGTAGTCCTGGTCGGCCCGCCGGGATCGGGCAAGTCGACGATCGCCGCGGTGCTGTCCGCGCGGCTCGGCGCCAAGCACCGCGACACCGACGCCGATATCGAGGCGACCGCGGGCAAGCCGATCTCGGACATCTTCGTCGACGAGGGCGAGCCGCACTTCCGCGCCCTGGAGCGGGCGGCGATCACCGCCGCGCTGCAGGCCGACGGTGAGGTGCTGTCGCTCGGCGGCGGCGCGATCCTGAACGCCGAGACCCGCGCGGACCTGGCCGGCCAGCACGTCGTGTTCCTGGACGTCAGCCTGGGCGAGGCGGTGAAGCGCGTCGGCCTCGGCGTCGCCCGGCCGCTGCTGCTCGGGAACGTCCGGACCCAGTTGCGCACGCTGATGGAAGCACGCCGACCGCTCTACGACGAGGTCGCCAGGCAAACCGTGAGCACCGACGGCAAGACCCCCGAGCAGATCGCCGGCGAGATCCTGGAGAAGCTCGGATGA
- a CDS encoding EamA family transporter, whose product MLSNRRFILLLATAIAPMFWGTTYLVTTELLPPHRPLLAALLRALPAGLLLVAITRVLPRGSWWWRSLVLGTLNIGAFNALLFVGAYRLPGGVAATVGAIQPLLVALLSAGLLRQRLSVRTILTALAGVFGVGLLVLRATAQLDTWGVLAAVGGAAVMAFGVVLSKRWTSPAPLLATTGWQLVAGGLVLIPVAFLVEGGIPTLTLRNLAGYSHLALFGSAVAYALWFRGLRELAPTEVTFLGLLSPVVATTLGWLVLNQHLTALQAVGGLIVLAALVSAQLRRRRVLDEPLPQGVRDCVRAVS is encoded by the coding sequence GTGCTAAGCAACCGCCGCTTCATCCTCCTGCTGGCAACGGCCATCGCGCCGATGTTCTGGGGGACGACCTACCTGGTCACCACCGAGCTCCTCCCGCCACACCGTCCCCTGCTGGCCGCGCTGCTCCGCGCGTTGCCGGCCGGTCTCCTGCTGGTCGCGATCACGCGAGTCCTACCGCGGGGTAGCTGGTGGTGGCGCTCGCTGGTCCTCGGCACCCTCAACATCGGCGCCTTCAACGCCCTGCTGTTCGTCGGCGCGTACCGGTTGCCCGGTGGGGTCGCTGCAACAGTCGGTGCGATCCAGCCGCTGCTGGTTGCTCTTCTCTCGGCCGGACTGCTCCGCCAGCGCCTCTCCGTACGCACCATCCTCACCGCTTTGGCCGGTGTCTTCGGTGTGGGCCTCCTAGTGCTTCGTGCAACCGCCCAGCTCGACACGTGGGGCGTACTCGCTGCCGTAGGTGGTGCGGCCGTGATGGCGTTCGGCGTCGTACTCAGCAAGCGCTGGACGTCACCTGCTCCCCTGCTGGCAACCACTGGCTGGCAGCTGGTCGCCGGTGGTCTCGTACTGATCCCAGTCGCGTTCTTGGTCGAGGGCGGCATCCCCACACTCACACTGCGGAACCTGGCCGGCTACTCGCACCTGGCGCTCTTCGGCTCAGCCGTCGCGTACGCCCTGTGGTTCCGCGGGCTCCGGGAGCTCGCCCCCACTGAGGTGACCTTCCTGGGCCTGCTCAGCCCGGTCGTCGCGACCACACTCGGCTGGCTGGTACTCAACCAGCACTTGACCGCCCTACAGGCCGTGGGCGGCCTGATCGTCCTGGCGGCGCTGGTATCAGCCCAGCTCCGCCGCCGGCGGGTGCTAGATGAACCCTTGCCGCAGGGCGTACGCGACTGCGTGCGAGCGGTTTCGTAG
- a CDS encoding helix-turn-helix transcriptional regulator has translation MTEQRIPVWVKALDPLSQFGLVHTLRVRPEVCLLSDDELDVLVSRRTAPPVVALVAVDALDTGAVQVLREVAHRGCQRTVLIGGAIDDDALLGAVDLGVSGVLRRADATPDRVVRLVQAAATNDGSLPPMLLGRLLGNVTRLPVQRSTQSGQSVLSDRETQVLRLVADGKDTQEIARTLSYSERTVKNVLHDVTSRLQLRNRSHAVAYALRQGFI, from the coding sequence ATGACGGAACAACGCATACCGGTCTGGGTGAAGGCGCTGGACCCGCTGTCGCAGTTCGGGTTGGTCCACACGCTCCGGGTACGGCCGGAGGTCTGCCTGCTCAGTGACGACGAGCTGGACGTACTGGTGTCGCGGCGCACTGCTCCGCCGGTGGTGGCGTTGGTCGCTGTCGATGCGCTGGATACCGGTGCGGTCCAGGTACTGCGCGAGGTGGCGCACCGCGGCTGCCAACGCACCGTGCTGATCGGAGGCGCGATTGACGATGACGCGCTGCTCGGTGCGGTCGACCTGGGCGTGTCCGGCGTACTGCGGCGGGCGGACGCGACACCTGATCGGGTGGTGCGCCTGGTGCAAGCTGCTGCGACTAATGACGGCAGTCTGCCGCCCATGCTGCTTGGTCGGCTGCTGGGGAATGTAACGCGTCTGCCGGTGCAGCGGTCGACACAATCAGGGCAGTCCGTCCTGTCCGACCGGGAGACACAAGTGCTTCGGCTTGTTGCTGATGGCAAAGACACCCAGGAGATCGCCCGCACGCTGTCGTACTCGGAGCGCACCGTCAAGAACGTCCTGCACGACGTGACCAGCCGTCTGCAACTACGAAACCGCTCGCACGCAGTCGCGTACGCCCTGCGGCAAGGGTTCATCTAG
- a CDS encoding ADP-ribosylglycohydrolase family protein: MQRAEAEAWRARVRGCLLGGAIGDALGGPVEFEDSRSILAKHPELVRTFVDGGPGRPPGTITDDTQMTLFTAEGLIRAGVRTDRGLGFTVAVVQHAYDRWLDTQTLPGPSGERDGWLQREQWLYARRAPGNTCLNALTEARKGGDRIPQFGAAAVNDSKGCGGVMRVAPFGLLPAVYPTEWVFDAAADAAGYTHGHPTGKLAAGTLAVIIHELCAGAGLDEALTRAISVLVQHDGHDETSAALTFARHLAATAPANPVTVERLGGGWIAEEALAIAVYAALAYPEPGQFLDAVALAVTHSGDSDSTGAICGNLLGTLHGETALPAELVFTVEGRPVILQLADDFALEFTQRDRLHGDWGPYTEWTTRYPGW; this comes from the coding sequence ATGCAGCGGGCTGAGGCAGAGGCGTGGCGGGCGCGGGTGCGCGGGTGTCTGCTGGGTGGGGCGATCGGCGACGCGCTCGGTGGGCCGGTCGAGTTCGAGGACAGCCGGTCGATCCTGGCGAAGCATCCTGAGCTGGTCCGGACCTTCGTGGACGGTGGCCCCGGCCGGCCGCCGGGGACGATCACCGACGACACCCAAATGACGCTCTTCACGGCCGAGGGATTGATCCGGGCCGGCGTCCGCACCGACCGTGGGCTCGGCTTCACGGTCGCGGTCGTCCAGCACGCGTACGACCGGTGGCTCGACACCCAGACTCTGCCCGGACCGAGCGGCGAACGGGACGGTTGGCTGCAGCGCGAGCAGTGGCTGTACGCGCGCCGCGCCCCGGGCAACACCTGCTTGAACGCACTGACCGAGGCCCGCAAAGGCGGCGACCGGATTCCGCAGTTCGGCGCGGCGGCAGTGAACGACTCGAAAGGCTGCGGCGGCGTCATGCGGGTCGCCCCGTTCGGCCTGCTCCCGGCCGTCTACCCGACCGAGTGGGTGTTCGACGCAGCCGCGGACGCTGCCGGGTACACGCACGGCCACCCGACCGGCAAGCTCGCCGCCGGCACCCTCGCCGTGATCATCCACGAGCTGTGCGCCGGCGCCGGCCTGGACGAGGCACTGACCCGAGCCATCAGTGTCCTCGTCCAGCACGACGGCCACGACGAGACCAGCGCCGCGCTCACGTTCGCCCGGCACCTGGCCGCGACCGCGCCCGCCAACCCGGTCACCGTCGAGCGCCTCGGCGGCGGATGGATCGCCGAAGAGGCGCTCGCGATCGCGGTCTACGCCGCCCTCGCGTACCCGGAACCCGGCCAGTTCCTGGACGCGGTTGCGCTGGCAGTCACGCACTCCGGCGACAGCGACTCGACCGGCGCGATCTGCGGGAACCTGCTCGGCACGCTCCACGGTGAGACGGCTCTCCCCGCGGAGCTCGTCTTCACCGTCGAAGGCCGGCCGGTCATCCTCCAGCTCGCCGACGACTTCGCGCTGGAGTTCACCCAGCGCGATCGCCTGCACGGCGACTGGGGCCCGTACACCGAGTGGACCACCCGCTACCCAGGCTGGTGA
- a CDS encoding HelD family protein translates to MRDIDAERAYADECRAALRRMVTGARENVAVGEYTWGDRFTAESLGFCLKTLARDLAEEGDNPPFFGLISYGADAGEHSRQTYYLGRRHIADAIGRPPMVIDWRAPVSATFYQASDVRPRGIDTRRRFGWSANTLTSFEDEHLRTGVPSATGELVRREIERARVGPMRDIVATIQPEQDTLVRTGLDTSVCIQGAPGTGKTAVGLHRAAFLLYAYRSRLQRNGVLVLGPNRAFLHYISAVLPTLGEVDVEQTTIEQLLDRDVRATDEPAGAVVKHDIRMAEVLRNAVYARIGRPGQPVVASDQSYKWRVNQHEFAEMVSEAEADATSYLTGRERVIARVVAALQRQAESRGQNCNGAWLRRMARAVAPQVDAVWPNLKADELLAELLSDADQLAAAAAGLLSEDEQRAISWSRPRKAKSARWTAADAVLLDEISALLERGATYGHVIVDEAQDLSPMQCRAITRRSEHSSITILGDLAQGTTPWAATDWRAQLTHFGKPAAEIVALSTGYRVPATVVELANRLLTALHVDVPPTRSFRSDGRLTITRADDLAVACVTAVQDALGSEGSIGVIAADHQLPALTDALKAAGIEVSAPEDDGRVAAVPATLAKGLEYDHVIVIEPAEIIAAEPRGLNRLYVVLTRAVSRLDVVHSRPLPDELVRHGALAPGSSRTAHPVGVRGAGGEVAAADRLVGER, encoded by the coding sequence ATGCGAGACATCGACGCCGAGCGGGCGTACGCCGACGAGTGCCGGGCGGCGTTGCGGCGAATGGTCACCGGCGCGCGGGAGAACGTGGCGGTCGGCGAGTACACCTGGGGCGACCGCTTCACCGCCGAGAGCCTCGGCTTCTGCCTGAAGACGCTCGCCCGGGACCTGGCCGAGGAAGGCGACAACCCGCCGTTCTTCGGGCTGATCAGCTACGGCGCGGACGCCGGTGAGCACAGCCGCCAGACCTACTACCTCGGCCGCCGGCACATCGCGGACGCGATCGGCCGCCCGCCGATGGTGATCGACTGGCGAGCTCCGGTGTCGGCGACCTTCTACCAGGCCTCCGACGTGCGGCCGCGCGGGATCGACACCCGGCGCCGGTTCGGCTGGTCCGCCAACACGCTGACCAGTTTCGAGGACGAGCACCTGCGTACCGGCGTACCGTCCGCGACCGGCGAGCTGGTCCGGCGCGAGATCGAGCGCGCCCGCGTCGGCCCGATGCGGGACATCGTCGCGACCATTCAGCCCGAGCAGGACACGCTGGTACGGACCGGGCTCGACACCTCGGTCTGCATCCAGGGCGCGCCCGGAACCGGCAAAACCGCGGTCGGCCTGCATCGCGCGGCATTCCTCCTGTACGCGTACAGATCCCGGTTGCAGCGCAACGGCGTCCTCGTCCTCGGCCCGAACCGCGCCTTCCTGCACTACATCTCGGCCGTACTCCCGACACTCGGCGAGGTGGACGTCGAGCAGACCACGATCGAGCAGCTACTGGATCGCGACGTCCGCGCGACCGACGAGCCGGCGGGTGCCGTGGTCAAGCACGACATACGGATGGCCGAGGTCCTCCGGAACGCCGTGTACGCGCGGATCGGCCGGCCGGGACAGCCAGTTGTCGCGAGCGACCAGTCGTACAAGTGGCGGGTCAACCAGCACGAGTTCGCCGAGATGGTCAGCGAAGCGGAGGCCGACGCGACGTCGTACCTGACCGGACGCGAGCGAGTGATCGCACGGGTGGTCGCCGCGCTGCAGCGGCAGGCCGAGTCTCGCGGGCAGAACTGCAACGGCGCCTGGCTCCGCCGGATGGCGCGGGCGGTGGCACCGCAGGTGGACGCGGTCTGGCCGAACCTCAAGGCCGACGAGCTACTGGCCGAACTGCTCAGCGACGCCGATCAACTTGCGGCTGCGGCGGCCGGCCTGTTGTCCGAGGACGAACAGCGGGCGATCAGCTGGTCGCGACCGCGCAAGGCGAAGAGCGCGCGCTGGACCGCGGCGGATGCGGTACTGCTCGACGAAATCAGCGCACTCCTGGAGCGCGGCGCGACGTACGGCCACGTGATCGTGGACGAAGCACAGGACCTCTCCCCCATGCAGTGCCGCGCGATCACCCGGCGCAGCGAGCACAGCTCGATCACCATCCTCGGCGACCTGGCCCAGGGCACGACGCCATGGGCCGCCACCGACTGGCGTGCGCAGCTCACGCACTTCGGCAAACCGGCCGCGGAGATTGTTGCCCTGAGCACCGGATACCGCGTCCCGGCGACCGTTGTCGAGCTGGCGAACCGGCTGCTCACCGCGCTCCACGTCGACGTCCCGCCGACCAGATCGTTCCGCTCCGACGGGCGGCTGACGATCACGCGGGCCGACGACCTCGCCGTCGCCTGCGTGACCGCCGTCCAGGACGCGCTCGGCTCTGAGGGATCGATCGGGGTCATCGCCGCCGACCACCAGCTCCCGGCGCTGACCGACGCGCTCAAAGCAGCCGGCATCGAGGTGTCTGCCCCGGAGGACGACGGCCGGGTCGCCGCCGTCCCGGCGACGCTCGCGAAGGGCCTCGAGTACGACCACGTGATCGTGATCGAGCCCGCCGAGATCATCGCCGCCGAACCACGCGGGCTGAACCGCTTGTACGTCGTGCTCACTCGGGCGGTGTCGCGACTGGACGTCGTACACAGCCGGCCGCTGCCGGACGAGCTAGTCCGACACGGCGCACTAGCTCCAGGGAGCTCCCGGACCGCCCATCCGGTGGGCGTACGGGGTGCCGGGGGCGAGGTCGCCGCGGCGGATCGGCTGGTCGGTGAACGCTGA
- the aroB gene encoding 3-dehydroquinate synthase yields the protein MSTTRIRVAAAAPYDVVIGNNLLGELPTLLGAEVQRVAVIHPRALRSTGDAIRDDLTSAGYTAHAIEIPDAEEAKSAEVLAYCWSVLGQAGFTRSDAVVSVGGGTTTDLAGFVAATWLRGVKVVHIPTTLLGMVDAAVGGKTGINTAEGKNLVGAFWEPAGVLCDLAALETLPANDYVSGLAEVVKCGFIADPVILDLVEKDPAGVVSPAYAATEELIARSIQVKADTVGADLRERTTAAGGAIGREALNYGHTLGHAIERVERYKWRHGAAISIGMVFVAELARAAGRLDDATADRHRAVLESLGLPVAYRADAWPHLQDAMKLDKKTRADRLRFVVLDALAKPTVLEAPDPSLLVAAYGEIS from the coding sequence ATGAGCACCACCCGCATCCGCGTCGCCGCCGCCGCGCCGTACGACGTGGTGATCGGCAACAACCTGCTCGGCGAGCTGCCCACCTTGCTCGGTGCGGAGGTGCAGCGGGTCGCGGTGATTCATCCGCGCGCGCTGCGTTCCACCGGCGACGCGATCCGCGACGACCTGACCAGCGCCGGGTACACGGCGCACGCGATCGAGATTCCGGACGCCGAGGAAGCGAAGAGCGCCGAGGTGCTCGCGTACTGCTGGTCGGTGCTCGGGCAGGCCGGGTTCACCCGCTCGGACGCGGTCGTCAGCGTCGGCGGCGGGACCACCACCGACCTGGCCGGTTTCGTCGCGGCGACCTGGCTGCGCGGCGTGAAGGTCGTGCACATCCCGACCACTCTGCTCGGCATGGTCGACGCGGCGGTCGGCGGCAAGACCGGTATCAACACCGCCGAGGGCAAGAACCTGGTCGGCGCGTTCTGGGAGCCGGCCGGCGTACTCTGCGACCTGGCCGCGCTGGAGACGCTGCCGGCGAACGACTACGTCAGCGGTCTGGCCGAGGTGGTGAAGTGCGGTTTCATCGCCGACCCGGTGATCCTCGACCTGGTCGAGAAGGATCCGGCCGGCGTCGTCAGTCCGGCGTACGCGGCGACGGAGGAGCTGATCGCCCGGTCCATCCAGGTGAAGGCGGACACCGTCGGCGCGGATCTGCGCGAGCGGACCACCGCGGCGGGCGGCGCGATCGGCCGCGAGGCGCTGAACTACGGGCACACTCTCGGCCACGCGATCGAGCGGGTCGAGCGGTACAAGTGGCGGCACGGCGCCGCGATCAGCATCGGGATGGTGTTCGTCGCCGAGCTGGCGCGCGCGGCCGGCCGGCTGGACGACGCGACCGCCGACCGGCACCGGGCGGTGCTGGAGTCGCTCGGTCTTCCGGTCGCCTACCGGGCCGACGCCTGGCCACACCTGCAGGACGCGATGAAGCTGGACAAGAAGACCCGCGCCGACCGGCTCCGCTTCGTCGTCCTGGACGCGCTGGCCAAGCCGACCGTCCTGGAGGCTCCGGACCCGAGTCTGCTGGTCGCCGCCTACGGCGAGATCAGCTGA
- a CDS encoding type II toxin-antitoxin system Phd/YefM family antitoxin — MTVTAGQWQLQEAKQHFSELIRAVRTDGPQFVTKHGQQVAVVLDIVDYRRMTGADVVDFKSFLGSVPDLSELDLERSTAPARTVEFE, encoded by the coding sequence ATGACGGTTACGGCTGGACAGTGGCAGCTGCAAGAAGCGAAGCAGCATTTCAGCGAGCTGATCCGGGCTGTCCGCACCGACGGTCCGCAGTTCGTCACGAAGCACGGGCAGCAGGTCGCTGTCGTGCTGGACATCGTGGACTACCGGCGGATGACAGGAGCGGACGTGGTGGACTTCAAGAGTTTCCTGGGCTCGGTGCCGGATCTGAGCGAGCTCGACCTCGAGCGCTCGACGGCACCCGCGCGGACGGTCGAGTTCGAGTGA
- the aroQ gene encoding type II 3-dehydroquinate dehydratase yields the protein MTDASRRVLVLNGPNLGRLGSREPEKYGTTTFAELVGVCEKTGAELGFEVEVRQTDDEAELVGWLHEAADGSTPVVLNPAAFTHYSYALRDAIAQRTAPLIEIHLTNPATREEFRHTSVVAGVATGTIAGFGLDSYRLALRALVSLES from the coding sequence GTGACGGATGCGAGCAGGCGAGTGCTGGTGCTGAACGGGCCGAACCTCGGGCGGCTGGGGTCGCGGGAACCGGAGAAGTACGGCACCACCACCTTCGCCGAGCTGGTCGGCGTGTGTGAGAAGACCGGCGCCGAGCTCGGATTCGAGGTCGAGGTGCGGCAGACCGACGACGAGGCGGAGCTGGTCGGCTGGCTGCACGAGGCGGCCGACGGCAGTACGCCGGTCGTACTCAATCCGGCGGCGTTCACGCACTACTCGTACGCGCTGCGGGATGCGATCGCGCAGCGGACCGCTCCGCTGATCGAGATCCACCTGACGAACCCGGCGACCCGTGAGGAGTTCCGGCACACCAGCGTGGTCGCCGGAGTCGCGACTGGAACGATCGCCGGCTTCGGCCTCGACTCGTACCGGCTCGCGCTCCGCGCACTCGTCAGCCTGGAGTCATAA
- a CDS encoding PIN domain-containing protein: MSYLLDTNVISEFRRKTPNAGASGWLDTVRSGQLFLSVLVVGELRQGVERLARRDPARAAAIEDWCQRLVKGYSDRIVPISQEIADTWGRLNAANPLPVVDGLMAATALVHDWTLVTRNTADVERSGARVLNPFAA, translated from the coding sequence GTGAGTTATCTGCTCGACACCAACGTCATCTCGGAGTTCCGCCGGAAAACGCCGAACGCGGGTGCGAGCGGCTGGCTGGACACGGTTCGGTCCGGGCAGTTGTTCCTCAGCGTGCTGGTCGTCGGCGAGCTCAGGCAGGGCGTCGAGCGGCTGGCTCGGCGCGACCCGGCGCGGGCCGCGGCCATCGAGGACTGGTGCCAACGGCTGGTGAAGGGGTACTCCGACCGCATCGTCCCGATCAGCCAGGAGATCGCCGATACCTGGGGCCGGCTGAACGCCGCGAATCCGCTGCCGGTGGTCGACGGGCTGATGGCGGCGACCGCGCTCGTACACGACTGGACCCTGGTCACCCGGAACACGGCCGACGTCGAGCGCTCGGGCGCCCGGGTGCTGAATCCGTTCGCGGCCTGA